A genomic segment from Malus domestica chromosome 05, GDT2T_hap1 encodes:
- the LOC139196343 gene encoding uncharacterized protein — MDGWDERKKVLYVCVRERKKKTERKRDWAKLPNRRRRRRGRMGRGERKMTGQPEEGKEERREGEKRRREGRNGFSPTRVPARPAGVLHPFSSKFRHFSGVDRYDALMCGATELLGELQVLDSRALVATRNPAVF, encoded by the exons ATGGATGGTTGGGATGAGAGAAAGAAAgttttgtatgtgtgtgtgcgtgagaggaaaaagaaaacagagagaaagagagattgggcaaagctgcccaatcggagaagaaggaggagaggcCGAATGGGGAGAGGGGAGAGGAAGATGACTGGCCAACCAGAGgaaggaaaggaggaaaggagagagggcgagaagcggaggagagaaggaagaaacGGGTTTTCCCCAACCCGTGTACCCGCGCGACCCGCCGGTGTTCTTCACccattttcgtcaaaatttcgTCATTTTTCCG GCGTTGATCGttatgacgccttgatgtgtggtgctacggagttgttgggcgaactccag gttctagatagcagagctttggtggccacgaggaatccagcggtgttctga